A window of the Tiliqua scincoides isolate rTilSci1 chromosome 5, rTilSci1.hap2, whole genome shotgun sequence genome harbors these coding sequences:
- the LOC136653909 gene encoding olfactory receptor 4Q3-like has translation MNGSTVAEFVFLDFSCSRSARFILLTLVLTCYITILLGNTLIMVTVWTEPKLFQCPMYLFLANLSLHDMTLGSIASPKLVTHLLNSGGTISYGECMAQICSQHFFGGSEIFLLAVMAYDRYVAICHPLRYTTIMNRQHCFGLLIFCWIGGLTHGIFQVAVMALLPYCGANVLDNFYCDITQLIKLACSETSVDEILLIVSDGLVIVPSLLALLVSYATILATICGRFGKDGSKALSTCSSHLTVVGLFFGPSIFVYLKPSSYSQVDKMASVFYMVVTPALNPLIYTLRNQEVKRAIGKLKNKCQCILVPQRE, from the coding sequence ATGAATGGGTCAACAGTTGCAGAGTTTGTCTTCCTGGACTTTTCCTGCTCTCGCTCTGCTCGGTTCATCCTTTTAACTCTGGTCTTGACCTGCTACATCACTATCCTTCTGGGAAACACGCTTATCATGGTGACGGTGTGGACTGAGCCCAAACTCTTTCAGTGCCCCATGTACTTGTTCCTGGCTAATCTGTCCCTCCATGATATGACATTGGGCTCTATAGCATCTCCCAAACTAGTGACTCACCTGTTGAACAGCGGTGGAACCATTTCTTATGGAGAATGCATGGCCCAGATATGTAGCCAACACTTTTTTGGTGGTTCAGAAATTTTCCTCCTTGCTGTAATGGCCTAcgatcgctatgtggccatctgccacccactaaGATACACAACTATCATGAACCGACAACATTGCTTCGGTCTCCTCATATTTTGCTGGATAGGGGGACTCACTCATGGCATTTTCCAGGTAGCAGTCATGGCCCTACTACCATATTGTGGAGCGAATGTGTTAGATAATTTCTATTGTGACATCACACAGTTGATCAAGCTGGCCTGTTCAGAAACCTCTGTTGATGAAATACTCTTGATAGTCAGTGATGGCCTAGTAATTGTACCCTCCCTTCTGGCCTTGCTGGTTTCATATGCCACCATCCTGGCCACCATCTGTGGCCGTTTTGGGAAGGATGGTAGTAAGGCTCTGTCCACCTGCAGTTCCCACTTGACAGTAGTTGGCCTTTTCTTTGGACCCAGTATCTTTGTGTATCTGAAGCCCTCCTCCTACTCCCAGGTGGACAAAATGGCCTCTGTGTTCTACATGGTGGTCACTCCAGCACTCAATCCTCTGATCTACACTCTGAGGAACCAAGAGGTGAAGAGAGCCATAGGGAAGTTGAAAAACAAGTGTCAATGCATTCTGGTTCCTCAGAGGGAGTGA
- the LOC136653910 gene encoding olfactory receptor 4Q3-like: protein MNGSIITEFVFLDFSCSRSAWFILLTLVLTCYITILLGNMLIMVTVWTEPKLFQCPMYLFLANLSLLDMTLGSVASPKLVTDLLNSGRTISFGGCMAQICSQHFFGGSEMFLLAVMAYDRYVAICHPLRYTTIMNRQHCFGLLIFCWIGGLIHGIFQVAVMALLPYCGANVLDNFYCDITQLIKLACSETYVDEILLIVSDGLLLVPSLLALLVSYAIILATICGRFGKDGSKALSTCSSHLTVVGLFFGPCIFVYLKPSSYSQVDKMASVFYMVVTPALNPLIYTLRNQEVKRAIGKLKNKCQCILVPQRE from the coding sequence ATGAATGGGTCCATCATTACAGAGTTTGTCTTCCTGGACTTCTCCTGCTCTCGCTCTGCTTGGTTCATCCTTTTAACTCTGGTCTTGACCTGCTACATCACCATCCTTCTGGGAAACATGCTTATCATGGTGACGGTGTGGACTGAGCCCAAACTCTTTCAGTGCCCCATGTACTTGTTCCTGGCCAATCTGTCCCTCCTTGATATGACATTGGGCTCTGTAGCATCCCCAAAACTAGTGACTGACCTGTTGAACAGCGGCAGAACCATTTCTTTTGGAGGTTGCATGGCCCAGATATGTAGCCAACACTTTTTTGGTGGTTCAGAAATGTTCCTCCTTGCTGTCATGGCCTAcgatcgctatgtggccatctgccacccactgagaTACACAACTATCATGAACCGACAACATTGCTTCGGTCTCCTCATATTTTGCTGGATAGGGGGACTCATTCATGGCATTTTCCAGGTAGCAGTCATGGCCCTACTACCATATTGTGGAGCGAATGTGTTAGATAATTTCTATTGTGACATCACACAGTTGATCAAGCTGGCCTGTTCAGAAACCTATGTTGATGAAATACTCTTGATAGTCAGTGATGGCCTACTACTTGTACCCTCCCTTCTGGCCTTGCTGGTTTCATATGCCATCATCCTGGCCACCATCTGTGGCCGTTTTGGGAAGGATGGTAGTAAGGCTCTGTCCACCTGCAGTTCCCACCTGACAGTAGTTGGTCTTTTCTTTGGACCCTGTATCTTTGTGTATCTGAAGCCCTCCTCCTACTCCCAGGTGGACAAAATGGCCTCTGTGTTCTACATGGTGGTCACTCCAGCACTCAATCCTCTGATCTACACTCTGAGGAACCAAGAGGTGAAGAGAGCCATAGGGAAGTTGAAAAACAAGTGTCAATGCATTCTGGTTCCTCAGAGGGAGTGA